From a single Brassica napus cultivar Da-Ae chromosome C9, Da-Ae, whole genome shotgun sequence genomic region:
- the LOC106401024 gene encoding peptidyl-tRNA hydrolase ICT1, mitochondrial, with protein MAAIRTMTNLIIREFIHHPLLFHSSSKSCHSLFPSLRRTPGIARVHSSSRFGSFRCAASNSGGGDRKVSSRLSQVQQMLHEAEERASSAGNEPTPQITLHHVTLNFARSGGPGGQNVNKVNTKVDMRFNVKNAYWLSERIREKILQTEKNRINRDGELVISSTKTRTQKGNIDDALAKLQAIIDAASYVPPPPSEEQKKKIVKMAAKADEKRLKSKKVLSDKKAARRDRSSWD; from the exons ATGGCGGCAATCAGGACGATGACGAACTTGATCATACGCGAGTTTATCCACCACCCTCTCCTCTTCCACTCTTCGTCGAAATCGTGCCACTCTCTTTTCCCATCGCTCCGTCGCACTCCCGGGATCGCTCGGGTTCACTCCAGTTCCCGATTCGGATCCTTCCGATGCGCGGCGTCGAATTCTGGTGGCGGTGATCGGAAAGTTTCGTCACGGTTGTCTCAGGTGCAACAGATGCTTCATGAGGCGGAGGAGAGAGCTAGCTCTGCTGGCAACGAGCCTACTCCTCAAATCACTCTAC ACCATGTTACGCTTAACTTTGCTAGAAGCGGTGGTCCTGGAGGCCAGAATGTGAACAAAG tGAATACCAAAGTAGATATGCGCTTCAATGTGAAAAACGCCTACTGGTTAAGTGAGAGGATCAGGGAGAAAATCTTACAGACG GAGAAGAATCGGATCAACAGGGATGGAGAGCTTGTGATATCTTCAACCAAAACCAGAACGCAGAA AGGCAACATCGATGATGCACTTGCAAAGCTACAG GCGATTATTGATGCGGCTTCGTATGTTCCACCTCCACCATCAGAAgaacagaagaagaaaatcgTAAAGAT GGCTGCAAAAGCTGATGAGAAACGGCTTAAAAGCAAAAAAGTTCTTTCGGACAAGAAAGCAGCCAGAAGAGACCGCAGTAGTTGGGATTGA
- the LOC106401023 gene encoding lysine-specific histone demethylase 1 homolog 1, whose product MEENQEIRPESPEKPKMATDNLTNAQASPMKEAATPSNTELNSGKIDKDVAAADLNPTPAEKLQPSESDEEVDLPSISESLGEEESSDLVTEPQSQNPNPLEPGPRARKRRRRKRFFTEINANPAFPRNRRNSVGKELDSEAITAMSVGFPVNSLTEEEIEANVVSIIGGKEQANYIVVRNHIIALWRSNVSNWLTRDHALESIRLEHKTLVDTAYKFLLEHGYINFGLAPVIKEAKLRSFDGLEPPNVVVVGAGLAGLVAARQLLSMGFRVLVLEGRDRPGGRVKTRKMKGGDGVEAMADVGGSVLTGINGNPLGVLARQLGLPLHKVRDICPLYLPSGDLVDVGVDSKIEASFNKLLDRVCKLRQSMIEEIKSVDVPLGEALETFRLVYGVAEDQEERMLFDWHLANLEYANATLLGNLSMAYWDQDDPYEMGGDHCFIPGGNETFVHALAENLPVFYGNVVESIRYGSDGVVVYAGDKEFSCDMALCTVPLGVLKKGGIGFVPELPEKKKEAIQRLGYGLLNKVAMLFPYNFWGEEIDTFGRLTEDSSTRGEFFLFYSYSSVSGGPLLVALVAGDAAERFETMSPTDSVKRVLQILRGIYHPKGIVVPDPVQALCSRWGQDKFSYGSYSYVAVGSSGDDYDILAESVGDGRVFFAGEATNKQYPATMHGAFLSGMREAANILRVARRRASESASNLAK is encoded by the coding sequence ATGGAGGAAAACCAAGAGATCCGACCCGAAAGCCCGGAAAAACCGAAGATGGCCACGGATAATTTGACCAACGCCCAAGCCTCTCCAATGAAGGAAGCCGCCACGCCCTCCAACACCGAATTAAACAGCGGCAAAATCGACAAGGACGTCGCCGCGGCGGATCTAAACCCTACACCCGCCGAGAAGTTGCAGCCGAGCGAATCCGACGAGGAGGTGGATCTCCCAAGCATCTCAGAATCCCTCGGGGAAGAAGAATCGTCCGATCTCGTAACAGAGCCACaatcccaaaaccctaatccaCTAGAGCCGGGACCCAGGGCAAGAAAACGACGCCGTAGGAAACGTTTCTTCACGGAGATAAACGCGAACCCAGCTTTCCCTCGTAACCGCCGCAACAGCGTCGGAAAAGAGCTCGATTCCGAAGCCATAACCGCAATGTCGGTAGGGTTCCCCGTAAACTCGCTCACAGAGGAAGAGATCGAAGCAAACGTGGTTTCAATCATCGGAGGTAAAGAGCAGGCGAACTACATCGTCGTGAGGAACCACATCATCGCCTTGTGGAGGTCCAACGTCTCGAATTGGCTTACGAGAGATCACGCTCTTGAGTCTATACGATTGGAGCATAAAACGTTGGTCGATACGGCTTACAAGTTCCTCCTTGAGCACGGTTACATCAATTTCGGTTTAGCTCCGGTTATCAAAGAGGCGAAATTGAGGTCCTTTGACGGTTTAGAGCCGCCTAATGTGGTGGTTGTGGGTGCCGGTTTAGCCGGTTTGGTGGCTGCTAGGCAGTTGTTGTcgatggggtttagggttttggttttggaAGGGAGAGATAGACCGGGCGGGCGGGTTAAGACCCGGAAGATGAAAGGTGGGGATGGTGTTGAAGCAATGGCTGATGTTGGTGGGAGTGTGTTGACTGGGATCAATGGTAACCCTCTTGGTGTGTTGGCGAGGCAGCTCGGTTTGCCTCTCCATAAGGTTAGAGATATCTGCCCATTGTATCTACCTAGTGGTGACCTTGTTGACGTTGGTGTTGACTCCAAGATAGAGGCTTCGTTTAATAAGTTGCTGGATAGGGTTTGTAAGCTTAGGCAGTCGATGATAGAGGAGATCAAGTCAGTAGATGTGCCGTTAGGTGAAGCGCTCGAGACTTTTCGTTTGGTTTACGGTGTTGCTGAGGATCAGGAGGAGAGGATGCTCTTTGATTGGCATTTAGCGAATTTGGAGTATGCGAATGCGACCTTGTTAGGGAACTTGTCGATGGCGTATTGGGATCAGGATGATCCGTACGAGATGGGAGGTGATCATTGCTTCATCCCCGGTGGGAACGAGACGTTTGTGCACGCTTTGGCTGAGAATCTGCCTGTTTTTTATGGGAACGTTGTGGAGAGCATTAGGTACGGAAGCGACGGGGTTGTGGTTTACGCGGGGGATAAGGAGTTCTCCTGCGACATGGCTCTCTGCACTGTTCCGTTGGGTGTTCTGAAGAAAGGCGGCATTGGGTTTGTTCCTGAGCTTcctgagaagaagaaagaagcgaTTCAGAGGCTCGGGTACGGACTGCTGAACAAAGTGGCGATGTTGTTTCCTTATAACTTCTGGGGGGAAGAGATTGATACGTTTGGGAGATTAACCGAAGATTCGAGCACGAGAGGAGAGTTCTTCTTGTTCTACAGCTACTCTTCTGTCTCCGGTGGTCCGTTACTTGTAGCGCTTGTAGCTGGAGACGCCGCGGAAAGGTTTGAGACGATGTCGCCTACTGATTCCGTTAAAAGGGTGTTGCAGATACTACGCGGGATTTATCACCCGAAAGGGATCGTTGTTCCTGATCCGGTTCAAGCGCTCTGTTCCAGATGGGGACAAGACAAGTTTTCGTACGGTTCTTACTCGTATGTTGCGGTGGGATCTTCCGGAGATGATTATGATATTTTAGCTGAGAGTGTTGGAGATGGAAGAGTGTTCTTTGCTGGTGAAGCGACGAACAAACAGTATCCGGCTACAATGCACGGAGCCTTCTTAAGTGGAATGAGAGAAGCGGCAAATATACTTAGAGTTGCTAGAAGAAGGGCATCAGAATCGGCTTCAAACCTTGCTAAGTGA